A part of Rhodamnia argentea isolate NSW1041297 chromosome 8, ASM2092103v1, whole genome shotgun sequence genomic DNA contains:
- the LOC115738050 gene encoding nucleosome assembly protein 1;4-like isoform X1, with protein sequence MSKDNDAEGFDLSELRSDLPAAAAALSPEDRKGLVNALKNKLQSLAGQHSDVLESLSPNVRKRVEALKEIQSHHDELEAKFFEERAALEAKYQKLYEPLYTKRYEIVNGIVEVDGVVKEASAAVEEDKSPEEKGVPNFWLTAMKTNEILAEEISERDEGALKYLKDIKWSRIDKPKGFKLEFFFDANPYFKNSVLTKTYHMIDDDDEPILEKAIGTEIEWYPGKCLTEKLLKKKPKKGSKNAKPITKIEKCESFFNFFNPPEIPDDDDDDDLDEDTAEELQNLMEQDYDMGSAIRDKIIPHAVSWFTGEAVQDDDIGDIVGDEDEGGEEDEEDEDDEDDEEDDEDDEEDDEEEEQSKSKKKSSGGSKKSGRAQGGRTEQGERPPECKQQ encoded by the exons ATGAGCAAAGATAACGACGCCGAAGGCTTCGACCTGTCCGAACTCCGTTCCGATCTCCCCGCCGCCGCTGCGG CTCTAAGCCCAGAAGATCGCAAGGGTCTTGTCAATGCACTCAAG AACAAGTTGCAGAGCTTGGCCGGGCAGCATTCAGATGTGCTAGAGAGTCTTTCCCCTAATGTTAGGAAGCGTGTGGAGGCTCTAAAAGAAATTCAG AGCCATCATGATGAGCTGGAGGCTAAATTTTTCGAGGAGAGGGCAGCATTGGAAGCTAAATACCAGAAGTTGTACGAACCCCTATATACAAAG AGATATGAAATTGTCAATGGAATTGTTGAAGTTGATGGAGTAGTAAAGGAAGCTTCTGCGGCGGTAGAAGAGGACAAATCCCCTGAAG AGAAAGGTGTGCCGAACTTCTGGCTCACTGCCATGAAGACCAATGAAATTCTGGCAGAAGAG ATCTCTGAACGGGATGAGGGGGCTCTGAAGTATTTAAAAGATATTAAATGGTCCAGGATCGATAAACCTAAAGGCTTTAAGCTCGAGTTCTTCTTTGATGCTAATCCATACTTCAAGAACTCGGTGCTTACGAAAACATATCACATGATCGATGATGACGACGAACCTATTCTTGAGAAAGCTATTGG GACAGAGATTGAGTGGTATCCAGGGAAATGTTTGACTGAGAAGCtgctgaagaagaagccgaAAAAGGGATCAAAAAATGCCAAACCCattacaaaaattgaaaaatgtgaaagcttctttaattttttcaatcctCCAGAGATtccagatgatgatgatgatgatgatttagATGAAGACACG GCAGAGGAATTGCAGAATCTAATGGAACAGGATTATGACATGGG CTCTGCTATCCGCGATAAGATAATTCCTCATGCTGTGTCGTGGTTCACGGGCGAGGCTGTTCAAGACGATGATATTGGTGACATAGTGGGCGATGAAGATGAAGGgggtgaggaagatgaagaagacgaagatgacgagGACGATGAGGAAGACGACGAGGAcgatgaggaagatgatgaagaagaggagcaAAGCAAGAGCAAGAAGAAG TCATCAGGTGGATCCAAG AAGAGTGGCCGAGCACAGGGTGGGAGGACAGAGCAAGGCGAGCGCCCTCCTGAGTGCAAGCAGCAGTAG
- the LOC115738051 gene encoding 5'-nucleotidase SurE codes for MASAKDNLLPPGLVSNLQQVLSRRKEEDGSGDSAEPIDPSTSDSAPGGADAEDCSKPIVLVTNSDGIESPGLAYLVEALVREGLCNVHVCVPQSDKSASGHSVTLRETVAVTSAEINGAVAYEVSGTPVDCVSLALSGALFSWSKPLLVISGINRGSSCGNQMFYSGVIAGAREALICGIPSLSVSLNWKKDESQESDFKDAVTVCLPLINATIRDIEKGTFPKSCSLNIEVPTSPLTNKGFKVTKQSLWRSTLNWQAVSANRHSSSGHFMSNQQSLGIQLAQLSRDASAAGAARRLTTQKKSLLEIESVGAAGKPDTNRVKKFFRLEFMHREQDDADEELDIRALENGFVAVTPLSLSLKDQEDATAATSDWISSLLQREQ; via the exons ATGGCATCCGCGAAGGATAACCTGCTGCCTCCAGGCCTGGTCTCCAATCTCCAGCAAGTCCTCTCGCGCCGCAAGGAGGAGGACGGTTCCGGCGACTCCGCTGAGCCGATCGATCCTTCCACCTCGGACTCCGCCCCCGGCGGCGCGGACGCGGAGGATTGCTCTAAGCCGATCGTCCTGGTCACCAACAGCGACGGAATCGAGTCCCCCGGCCTCGCTTACCTCGTCGAAGCTCTCGTCCGCGAAGGCCTCTGCAATGTCCATGTCTGCGTTCCTCAATC GGACAAATCGGCATCAGGTCATTCTGTGACTCTTAGAGAAACGGTTGCTGTGACATCCGCTGAAATAAATGGTGCTGTGGCTTATGAAGTTTCCG GGACTCCTGTGGATTGTGTCTCATTAGCATTATCTGGAGCGCTTTTTTCATGGTCGAAGCCTCTATTG GTTATTAGCGGAATCAATAGAGGTTCAAGCTGTGGCAATCAAAT GTTTTACTCTGGTGTCATTGCTGGAGCTAGAGAAGCATTAATTTGCGGTATACCATCTTTATCCGTATCGCTGAACTG GAAAAAGGATGAGAGTCAAGAAAGTGATTTTAAGGACGCAGTTACTGTCTGCTTaccattaataaatgcaactatcAGAGATATTGAAAAGGGCACTTTTCCTAAAAGTTGCTCGTTGAATATAGAAGTTCCAACATCTCCTTTGACCAACAAG GGTTTCAAAGTTACGAAGCAAAGTTTATGGAGATCCACTCTGAACTGGCAAGCCGTTTCAGCTAATAGGCATTCATCTTCTGGGCACTTCATGTCCAATCAACAAAGCCTTGGCATCCAACTTGCACAGCTCAGTCGAGATGCATCTGCTGCT GGTGCAGCTCGGCGTTTAACCACACAAAAGAAAAGTCTTCTTGAGATAGAATCAGTTGGTGCTGCTGGGAAACCTGACACAAACCGAGTGAAGAAGTTCTTCAGATTAGAG TTCATGCACAGAGAGCAGGATGATGCAGATGAAGAATTGGATATCAGAGCTCTGGAGAATGGATTT GTTGCAGTCACGCCTCTATCACTTTCCCTAAAGGACCAGGAAGATGCCACAGCTGCTACATCGGACTGGATTTCCTCTTTGCTTCAAAGAGAGCAATAA
- the LOC115738052 gene encoding heterogeneous nuclear ribonucleoprotein 1 codes for MADYGGQNHYEEDNVFYGEEEIYEDQQLRQQYQHQQQQQQQQQQQQTERRYLGREADSFGGGGGGEETDRRRPVEHRDSSSRKLFVGGISWETTEDRFTSYFSKYGEIADSVIMTDKYSGRPRGFGFVTFADSSVADKVLEECHVIDGREVEVKRTIPREDMEGKSALRTKKIFVGGLPAFLSEDELKEYFSFYGNVAEYQIMLDHTTGRSRGFGFVTFAEEEAVERIISEGKVHELGGKQVEIKKAEPKRAGSDYSGSQSKFRGSFNSSAGGYPKEYYPGDGIGGKVGRNFGGGYGGFDGYGGYGSYIGSYGASSTAFYGGYGYGYGFGGQMYGGGAYGGGSSSYGAPSGYGMSGFYAGNRGYGRGGSGSSGGGSGIHGSGKGYGYNSAANGAAMAERYHPYGR; via the exons ATGGCGGATTATGGAGGGCAAAACCATTACGAAGAAGACAACGTGTTCTACGGCGAAGAGGAAATTTACGAAGACCAGCAACTTCGTCAACAATACCAACAtcaacagcaacagcagcagcagcagcagcagcagcagacgGAGCGGCGATATTTAGGACGCGAGGCGGACTCGttcggcggtggcggcggcggcgaagaaACCGACAGGAGGCGTCCGGTGGAACACCGCGACTCTTCTTCGAG GAAACTCTTTGTTGGAGGCATTTCATGGGAGACTACTGAAG acaGATTCACTAGTTATTTTAGCAAGTATGGAGAAATTGCTGACTCTGTGATTATGACGGACAAGTATTCTGGAAGGCCTCGAGGTTTTGGATTTGTCACGTTTGCTGATTCATCAGTCGCTGATAAGGTTTTGGAGGAATGCCACGTCATAGACGGTAGAGAG GTAGAAGTGAAGAGGACGATCCCCCGGGAGGATATGGAGGGAAAATCGGCGTTGAGGACTAAAAAAATATTCGTTGGTGGACTTCCGGCATTCCTGAGTGAAG ATGAGTTGAAGGAGTACTTCTCTTTCTATGGTAACGTTGCTGAGTATCAGATAATGCTAGACCACACAACTGGACGGTCTAGAGGCTTTGGGTTTGTCACATTtgctgaagaagaagcagtTGAAAGGATAATATCAGAAGGCAAAGTGCATGAACTTGGAGGGAAACAG GTGGAAATTAAGAAGGCTGAACCAAAAAGGGCAGGTAGTGACTACAGTGGAAGCCAATCCAAATTCAGAGGCAGTTTCAACAGTAGTGCGGGTGGTTACCCTAAAGAATATTATCCAGGAGATGGGATTGGTGGGAAAGTAGGCAGAAATTTCGGCGGGGGTTATGGAGGTTTTGACGGTTATGGAGGCTATGGAAGTTATATTGGAAGCTACGGTGCAAGCTCTACTGCATTTTATGGTGGTTATGGTTATGGCTACGGTTTTGGGGGCCAAATGTATGGTGGCGGCGCTTATGGAGGCGGCAGCAGCAGCTATGGTGCCCCTAGTGGTTATGGCATGAGTGGTTTTTATGCTGGTAATAGAGGCTATGGAAGAGGCGGCAGCGGTAGCAGTGGCGGCGGCAGCGGAATCCATGGCAGTGGTAAGGGATATGGCTATAACTCCGCAGCAAATGGGGCTGCAATGGCCGAAAGGTACCATCCTTATGGGAGATGA
- the LOC115738050 gene encoding nucleosome assembly protein 1;4-like isoform X2, with protein MSKDNDAEGFDLSELRSDLPAAAAALSPEDRKGLVNALKNKLQSLAGQHSDVLESLSPNVRKRVEALKEIQSHHDELEAKFFEERAALEAKYQKLYEPLYTKRYEIVNGIVEVDGVVKEASAAVEEDKSPEEKGVPNFWLTAMKTNEILAEEISERDEGALKYLKDIKWSRIDKPKGFKLEFFFDANPYFKNSVLTKTYHMIDDDDEPILEKAIGTEIEWYPGKCLTEKLLKKKPKKGSKNAKPITKIEKCESFFNFFNPPEIPDDDDDDDLDEDTAEELQNLMEQDYDMGSAIRDKIIPHAVSWFTGEAVQDDDIGDIVGDEDEGGEEDEEDEDDEDDEEDDEDDEEDDEEEEQSKSKKKKSGRAQGGRTEQGERPPECKQQ; from the exons ATGAGCAAAGATAACGACGCCGAAGGCTTCGACCTGTCCGAACTCCGTTCCGATCTCCCCGCCGCCGCTGCGG CTCTAAGCCCAGAAGATCGCAAGGGTCTTGTCAATGCACTCAAG AACAAGTTGCAGAGCTTGGCCGGGCAGCATTCAGATGTGCTAGAGAGTCTTTCCCCTAATGTTAGGAAGCGTGTGGAGGCTCTAAAAGAAATTCAG AGCCATCATGATGAGCTGGAGGCTAAATTTTTCGAGGAGAGGGCAGCATTGGAAGCTAAATACCAGAAGTTGTACGAACCCCTATATACAAAG AGATATGAAATTGTCAATGGAATTGTTGAAGTTGATGGAGTAGTAAAGGAAGCTTCTGCGGCGGTAGAAGAGGACAAATCCCCTGAAG AGAAAGGTGTGCCGAACTTCTGGCTCACTGCCATGAAGACCAATGAAATTCTGGCAGAAGAG ATCTCTGAACGGGATGAGGGGGCTCTGAAGTATTTAAAAGATATTAAATGGTCCAGGATCGATAAACCTAAAGGCTTTAAGCTCGAGTTCTTCTTTGATGCTAATCCATACTTCAAGAACTCGGTGCTTACGAAAACATATCACATGATCGATGATGACGACGAACCTATTCTTGAGAAAGCTATTGG GACAGAGATTGAGTGGTATCCAGGGAAATGTTTGACTGAGAAGCtgctgaagaagaagccgaAAAAGGGATCAAAAAATGCCAAACCCattacaaaaattgaaaaatgtgaaagcttctttaattttttcaatcctCCAGAGATtccagatgatgatgatgatgatgatttagATGAAGACACG GCAGAGGAATTGCAGAATCTAATGGAACAGGATTATGACATGGG CTCTGCTATCCGCGATAAGATAATTCCTCATGCTGTGTCGTGGTTCACGGGCGAGGCTGTTCAAGACGATGATATTGGTGACATAGTGGGCGATGAAGATGAAGGgggtgaggaagatgaagaagacgaagatgacgagGACGATGAGGAAGACGACGAGGAcgatgaggaagatgatgaagaagaggagcaAAGCAAGAGCAAGAAGAAG AAGAGTGGCCGAGCACAGGGTGGGAGGACAGAGCAAGGCGAGCGCCCTCCTGAGTGCAAGCAGCAGTAG